A part of Vespertiliibacter pulmonis genomic DNA contains:
- the folE gene encoding GTP cyclohydrolase I FolE: MNKISPEAQGVRAALLAKGIETPTVEQNKDKALRREEIQQHMRSVLELLGLDLRDDSLEETPKRLAKMYVDEIFSGLDYETFPKITKIQNRMKVSEMVLVDDITLTSTCEHHFVTIDGKVAVAYYPKDWVIGLSKINRVVQFFAQRPQVQERFTEQILTAFQTILETEDVAVYVKATHFCVKCRGVKDTNSQTLTSAFGGVFLQDRETRKEFLSLLSR, translated from the coding sequence ATGAATAAAATCTCTCCAGAAGCACAAGGTGTACGTGCGGCCTTGCTAGCTAAGGGCATTGAAACACCAACGGTCGAGCAGAATAAAGATAAAGCTCTTCGCCGTGAAGAAATTCAACAACATATGCGTTCTGTGTTAGAACTACTAGGGCTAGATTTGCGTGATGACAGTTTGGAAGAAACACCTAAACGGTTAGCCAAAATGTATGTTGATGAAATTTTTAGTGGGTTGGATTATGAAACGTTTCCTAAGATAACGAAAATTCAAAATCGAATGAAAGTAAGTGAAATGGTTTTGGTGGACGATATTACGCTGACGAGTACTTGTGAGCACCATTTCGTTACGATTGATGGTAAAGTTGCCGTGGCATATTATCCAAAAGATTGGGTTATCGGTTTGTCTAAAATTAACCGTGTGGTTCAATTTTTTGCACAGCGTCCTCAAGTACAAGAGCGTTTTACAGAGCAAATTTTGACTGCCTTTCAAACTATTTTAGAAACAGAAGATGTTGCGGTTTATGTGAAAGCAACGCATTTTTGTGTAAAATGTCGTGGAGTGAAAGATACGAATAGCCAAACTTTAACTTCAGCATTCGGGGGGGTATTTTTGCAAGACCGTGAAACTCGTAAAGAATTTCTCTCTTTGCTTAGCCGATAG
- the alr gene encoding alanine racemase has protein sequence MKPATATISGSALRHNFQLIKSFAPDSKVCAVVKANAYGQSIGFVTKTLEDMVDAFGVARIKEALEIQESGFAGKIILLEGFFDREELLKTLSRRFDTVVHCIEQLELLEQVAQEWLNEKEKGFWQRKTKIYFPITVWLKIDTGMHRLGIDPEQVELFYQRLKHCVLVKEIKFISHFSRADEIESDYTEKQIKMFEQAVQPYSEERSLSASNGILYWPQAHYDWVRPGIIMHGISPHQQPISDLGFQPAITLSSSLIAVRNHKAGEPVGYGAGWVSPRDTKIGVVAIGYGDGYPRNAPEGTPVLVNGRRVPIVGRVSMDMMTVDLGLDSQDKVGDEVILWGRDLLIEDVAKAIGVINYELITKLTPRVITEYTT, from the coding sequence ATGAAACCAGCGACAGCAACGATTAGTGGTAGTGCGTTACGCCACAATTTTCAGTTAATTAAATCTTTTGCACCAGATAGTAAGGTTTGTGCAGTGGTCAAAGCGAATGCGTATGGACAATCTATTGGGTTTGTAACGAAAACTTTAGAGGATATGGTTGATGCCTTTGGTGTTGCTCGAATAAAAGAAGCGCTTGAAATTCAAGAGAGTGGTTTTGCTGGAAAAATTATTTTGCTAGAAGGTTTTTTTGATCGTGAAGAGCTGTTAAAAACGTTATCTCGCCGTTTTGATACGGTTGTTCATTGTATTGAGCAGTTAGAATTATTAGAGCAGGTAGCGCAAGAGTGGCTGAATGAAAAAGAGAAAGGTTTTTGGCAGCGAAAAACTAAAATTTATTTCCCGATTACCGTATGGCTTAAAATTGATACGGGAATGCACCGCTTGGGAATTGACCCAGAGCAAGTTGAACTATTTTACCAGCGTTTGAAGCATTGTGTATTAGTTAAAGAGATAAAATTTATCAGCCATTTTAGCCGAGCTGATGAAATAGAGTCGGATTATACGGAAAAGCAAATCAAAATGTTTGAGCAAGCAGTTCAACCTTATTCAGAAGAACGAAGCCTGTCGGCATCAAATGGTATTTTATATTGGCCACAAGCCCATTATGATTGGGTCCGTCCTGGGATTATTATGCACGGTATTTCCCCTCATCAACAACCGATTTCCGATCTAGGATTTCAACCAGCAATCACATTATCTTCTTCATTAATTGCAGTACGAAATCATAAAGCAGGCGAACCTGTTGGTTATGGTGCTGGATGGGTTAGCCCAAGGGATACTAAAATTGGTGTTGTAGCGATTGGATATGGTGATGGTTATCCTCGTAATGCACCTGAAGGTACCCCAGTATTAGTTAATGGGCGTAGAGTACCAATTGTTGGACGAGTATCCATGGATATGATGACAGTAGATTTAGGTCTCGATAGCCAAGATAAAGTGGGTGATGAAGTTATTTTATGGGGACGAGACTTATTGATTGAGGATGTTGCTAAAGCGATTGGTGTTATAAATTATGAATTAATTACTAAATTAACACCAAGAGTTATTACAGAATATACTACCTAA
- a CDS encoding glycosyltransferase family 9 protein yields the protein MKKFLQKIRLKLGKVILDHKKHHSLTEISLIRKIIFLRQDGKIGDYIISSFIFRELKKQNPNIYIAVVCSTKIQYLFRQNSFVDKIYTVKTKDIINYIQVSNKIRADKYDILIDPTVFIRNRDLLLIKLIGAKVNIGYQKQDYKIFDESINDINIHFSQVYEKILNRMEFKNINTDYDIPSNLVSQRNIEEFLEENNIHKFIAINFFGASSSRSFNDESIKILLNHITSKISTPIILLIYPTITEKVKKFILSYSNIYLYEKTQTIFDNIEIIKKSYLVISPDTSIIHIAVGLNKPIIAFYSNDNENFIHWHPKSNNTIQILRYNKNINEIKPEQLKLEWLSW from the coding sequence ATGAAAAAATTTCTACAAAAAATTCGGCTAAAATTAGGTAAAGTTATCCTTGATCATAAAAAACATCATTCACTTACTGAAATTAGCCTAATAAGAAAAATTATTTTCCTTCGGCAGGATGGCAAAATTGGAGACTATATTATTAGCTCTTTTATATTCCGTGAGTTAAAAAAACAAAACCCTAATATCTATATTGCTGTTGTCTGCTCAACTAAAATACAATATTTATTTAGGCAAAACTCTTTTGTAGATAAAATTTATACAGTCAAAACTAAAGACATTATAAACTATATCCAAGTTTCTAATAAAATTCGTGCGGATAAGTATGATATACTTATTGACCCTACTGTTTTTATACGTAATCGAGATTTATTACTTATAAAATTAATTGGAGCAAAAGTAAATATCGGTTATCAAAAACAAGATTACAAAATTTTTGATGAAAGTATTAACGATATAAATATTCACTTCTCACAAGTTTATGAGAAAATACTTAACAGAATGGAATTTAAAAATATTAATACTGATTATGACATTCCTTCTAACTTAGTTAGCCAGCGTAATATTGAAGAATTCTTAGAAGAAAATAATATTCATAAATTTATTGCTATTAATTTTTTTGGTGCAAGTTCATCTCGTAGTTTTAATGATGAAAGTATTAAAATACTCTTAAATCATATAACCAGTAAAATTTCCACACCTATTATTTTACTGATATATCCTACTATAACTGAAAAAGTAAAAAAATTTATTTTATCTTATTCAAACATCTATCTATATGAAAAAACACAAACAATTTTTGATAATATTGAAATAATAAAAAAATCTTATTTAGTCATATCTCCTGATACTTCTATTATTCATATTGCAGTAGGATTAAATAAACCTATTATTGCTTTTTATAGTAATGATAATGAAAATTTTATTCACTGGCACCCAAAAAGTAATAATACTATACAGATTTTAAGATACAATAAAAATATAAATGAAATTAAGCCTGAACAATTAAAATTAGAATGGTTATCTTGGTAA
- the ilvY gene encoding HTH-type transcriptional activator IlvY translates to MNFNSLKLFIDIADTGSFIRTAKKNYISASTLSRHIQRIEDEIGQPLFLRDNRQVVLTEAGKKFRSFAEQNWLNWKQIQYELSPQQTELEGELHLFCSVTAAYSHLPKMLEHFRKLYPKVEIQLSTGDPAKALQMVQSMQADLSLTGKPEHLPNNINFHYIDDITLSLIIPRIACPVTLLLQKTPIDWHNIPFILPVEGPARKRIDHWFKLQKIRSPKIYATVEGHEAILPMVAVGCGIALLPDVVIKHSPIANRISYFNLSVPIQPFELGICVQQRRLQEPIIQAFWNFLSNPS, encoded by the coding sequence ATGAATTTCAACTCATTAAAATTATTTATTGATATTGCTGACACGGGCAGCTTTATTCGCACGGCTAAAAAAAACTATATCAGTGCATCAACGCTTTCTCGTCATATTCAACGAATTGAGGATGAAATTGGACAACCTCTTTTTTTACGAGATAATCGCCAAGTTGTACTCACAGAAGCAGGTAAAAAATTCCGCTCTTTTGCTGAGCAAAATTGGCTAAATTGGAAGCAAATACAATATGAATTATCACCCCAACAAACGGAACTTGAAGGAGAACTTCATCTATTTTGTTCTGTAACTGCAGCATATAGCCACTTACCCAAAATGCTTGAACATTTTCGTAAACTTTACCCTAAAGTTGAGATCCAACTTAGCACAGGCGATCCCGCTAAAGCATTACAAATGGTACAATCAATGCAAGCAGATCTTTCACTTACTGGCAAGCCCGAACATCTTCCCAATAACATTAACTTTCATTATATTGATGATATTACTCTTTCGTTGATTATTCCTCGTATTGCTTGCCCCGTTACCCTTCTACTCCAGAAAACACCTATTGATTGGCACAATATTCCATTTATTTTGCCTGTTGAAGGACCTGCTCGTAAGCGGATAGATCACTGGTTTAAATTGCAAAAAATTAGATCTCCAAAAATCTACGCTACCGTTGAAGGACACGAGGCTATTTTACCTATGGTTGCAGTTGGGTGTGGCATTGCATTACTACCCGATGTTGTTATCAAACACAGCCCTATTGCAAATCGAATTTCTTATTTTAATTTGTCTGTCCCCATTCAACCTTTTGAACTCGGAATTTGTGTACAACAACGCCGGCTACAAGAACCAATCATTCAAGCCTTTTGGAATTTTTTATCTAACCCAAGTTAA
- a CDS encoding glycosyltransferase family 9 protein, producing MKLVKKISIDDYFDLINTVDLVIAVDGGGVHMACVYETPLLAFYANYQVNIDR from the coding sequence ATAAAATTAGTAAAGAAAATATCGATTGATGATTATTTTGATTTGATCAATACGGTTGATTTAGTTATTGCAGTTGATGGTGGCGGTGTGCATATGGCTTGTGTTTATGAAACACCATTATTGGCATTTTATGCAAATTATCAAGTAAATATTGATCGTTAG
- the truA gene encoding tRNA pseudouridine(38-40) synthase TruA — MKIALGIEYDGSRYFGWQRQLNVASVQQRLEDALSVIADTTCTVFCAGRTDAGVHGTGQVVHFETEVYRSLQSWCFGTNTFLPPDIAVKWAREVPDDFHARFSATARRYRYIIYNNKLRSAILPAGLSHYYAELDAEKMNKAGQFLLGENDFTSFRSSQCQSHTPWRNVHHLKVTRQNDYIIIDIQANAFVHHMVRNIVGSLIEVGQERKPIEWIKWLLEQKDRTLAAPTARAEGLYLVDVLYPERFNLPRTQLGPLFLADD, encoded by the coding sequence ATGAAAATTGCACTAGGAATTGAATATGATGGTAGTCGTTATTTTGGCTGGCAACGTCAATTAAATGTTGCTTCTGTTCAGCAACGATTGGAAGATGCGTTATCCGTTATTGCGGATACGACTTGTACAGTTTTCTGTGCAGGTAGAACGGATGCTGGCGTGCATGGCACAGGGCAAGTAGTGCATTTTGAAACGGAAGTTTATCGTTCGTTACAGAGTTGGTGTTTTGGGACGAATACCTTCCTTCCTCCAGATATTGCAGTAAAATGGGCAAGGGAAGTACCTGATGATTTTCACGCTCGTTTTAGCGCAACAGCCCGTCGTTATCGTTACATTATTTATAATAATAAACTACGTTCAGCAATTTTACCTGCGGGGCTGTCTCATTATTATGCAGAGCTTGATGCTGAGAAGATGAACAAAGCGGGGCAATTTCTACTCGGTGAGAATGATTTTACTTCTTTTCGTTCATCTCAATGTCAATCACATACCCCTTGGAGAAATGTCCACCATCTTAAAGTAACTCGTCAAAATGACTATATTATTATTGATATTCAAGCGAATGCGTTTGTGCATCATATGGTGAGAAATATTGTAGGGAGCTTAATTGAGGTTGGCCAGGAGCGTAAACCGATTGAGTGGATAAAATGGTTATTAGAACAGAAAGATCGTACTCTTGCTGCACCAACGGCGAGAGCAGAGGGGTTATATCTTGTTGATGTGTTATACCCTGAACGATTTAATTTGCCTAGAACTCAGCTTGGCCCGCTTTTTTTAGCAGATGATTAA